A window of Nisaea sediminum genomic DNA:
GAGGAAGCAGCCGAGAATGATGTAGAAGACCAGCAGCGCCATCAGCAGCTCGAAGCGGCTGAGATTCATCTCCGCGATCAGGTTGGCGAGGCCGCGCGGCAGGCCGGTGAATCCCATCGCGAGGGAGAGGAACGCCGCGCCGGCAAGGATCAGCGCGATCATCGCCGAGGTCCGGGTCGCCCCCATCAGGCTCTCGCGGAAAGTCCTCCAGTTGAGCGAGCGCTGGCCTGCCGCGAGGGTCAGAGAGCCGATCACGCCGAAGGCGGCCGCCTCGGTCGCCGTCGCGAGGCCGAGATACATCGAGCCGATGACCACCGCGATCAGGCAGAGCACCGGGATCAGGAAGCGCGAGTTCTTGACCTTCGCGAGGAAACTCATCTCCGGCTCGGGGTCCGGTTTGTAGTTCTTCGAGACCTTCGAATAGATCGCGACATAAGCCATGAACATTCCCGCCAGCACGATGCCGGGCAGGATGCCCGCGATGAAGAGGCGGGTGATCGACTCGTTGATGGTCACGCCATAGACGATCAGCGTCAGCGAAGGGGGGATCATCAGGCCAAGCGTCGCCGCGCCGGCCAGCGTGCCGATGACGACCTTCTCCGGGTAGTTCCGCTTGCGCAGCTCCGGGATCGACATCTTGCCGACCGTTGTCAGCGTCGCAGCGGAGGAGCCGGAGACCGCCGCGAAGACCGTGCAGCCGACGATGTTGGTGTGGACAAGGCCGCCGGGCAGCCGCGCCATCCAGGGCGCAAGCCCCTTGAACATGTCCTCCGAGAGGCGCGTCCGGTAGAGGATCTCGCCCATCCAGATGAAGAGCGGCAGGGCCGCCAGCGTCCAGGAGGAGGAGGCCGTCCAGACCGTCGTGATCATGGTGTCGCCGACCGGCCGGGTGGTGAAAAGCTCCATGCCGACGAAGGCGACGCCGAGCAGCGCCAGACCGATCCAGACGCCGGTACCGAGCAGCAGGAAGAGAACGAAGAGGAACAGGGCGATGATAGAGATGTCTTCCATGCCCGTCACTCCGCGTGGGATTCGACCGTCTCGTGGACGATCCGGTCACGGCCCGCGAAGGCCATATGCACAAGAAAATCGGTCAGGGAGATCGCCAGAATGACGGCACCGACCACCATGATGCTCTGCGGCATCCAGAGCAGGGTCATATCCTGCCCCTGGCTCACGTCCTTGAACTTCCAGGACCAGTAAACGAACTTCCCCGCATACCAGACGAAGTACCAGGCGAGCGCGCTGCCGACGATCAGGCACCAGACCTCCAGCAGGCGGCGCACCAGCGGTGGCACTACGTTGAACAGCATCCCGACCCGGATATGGGCGCCGCGCTGCAGCGCGTGCGCGAAGGCCAGGAAAGAAGCGGCGGCCATGCAATAGCCGACATATTCTGCGGCCCCGGGGAACACCTCGCCGGTCCAGCGGGCCAGCATCTGCAGTACGATCAGGCCCAGGATGGCGATCAGGAAGAGGGCTGCAACCGCGCCCGAAAAGAGATACAGCCGGTCGAGGCCGACCCTGATTTTTCCCAGAATGACCATGAGGACTCCTCGGGAGAAGGACGCGTTTCCGCTCCCGCAACGCACGGGCGGAGCGTCGGAAAAAAGAAAGACCGGGGGCGGACCTGCGTCCGCCCCCGGCCGTTCGGTCAGGAATTATTTCATCGCCTTGTAGGCATCGATGATGGCCTTGCCCTCGGCACCGGCGGAGTCCAGCCATTCCTTGGTCATGGTCTCACCGATCTGGCGCAGCTCTTCCTTCAGCGTGTCGCCGGCCGGACCGACCTTCATGCCGTTGGACTTCAGGCCGTTCAGCGTGAACTGGGTGTATTCCACCGCGCGCCAGGTGCCGGCGTATTCGGCCAGTTCGGCGCAGCCCGTCAGGACGTTCTTCTTGGCATCGTCCAGGCCTTTCCAGACATCGCCGTTCACCATCACGTAGTTGCGCGGCAGCCAGGCGTCGACCTCGTAGAAGTGGGTCAGGCTTTCCCAGACCTTGCGGTCGTAACCGGTCGCGCCCGAGGAGATCATGGACTCGGCGACGCCGGTGGCGAAGGCCTGGCTGATCTCGGCGGCCTCGATCTGCACCGGCAGCATGCCGGTCAGCTCGGCGATCCGGGCGGTCGCGGCATTATAGGCGCGGAACTTGATGCCCTTCATGTCGGCGACCGAGTTCACTTCCTTCTTGAAATAGAAGCCCTGCGGCGGCCACGGAACGGCATAGAGCAGCACCAGGTTCTGGTCTTCGAGGATCTTGGTCAGGGTCGGCTTCGCGGCCTTCCAGAGCTTCGCCGCATCGTCGAAGGAGGTGGCGAGGAACGGGATCGAGTCGAAACCGAACACCGCGTTCTCGTTCTGGTGCGCGGACATCAGGCGTTCGCCGATCGGCGCCTGGCCGGTCTGCACCGCGCGCTTGATGTCATTGCCCTTGAAGAGCGAGCCGGACGGATGGGTCACGATCTCGATCGCGCCACCGGTCCCGGTGGTCACGCACTTGGCGAATTCGGCTCCGGTCACGGAATGGAAGTTGGAGCCGGAATAGGCCATCGGCATATCCCACTTTTCCGCCTTCGCGGCGGCCACGCCGGTGACCGCGAAAGCGGCGGCGGCGATGACAGTCATCAGTTTGTTC
This region includes:
- a CDS encoding TRAP transporter large permease, whose amino-acid sequence is MEDISIIALFLFVLFLLLGTGVWIGLALLGVAFVGMELFTTRPVGDTMITTVWTASSSWTLAALPLFIWMGEILYRTRLSEDMFKGLAPWMARLPGGLVHTNIVGCTVFAAVSGSSAATLTTVGKMSIPELRKRNYPEKVVIGTLAGAATLGLMIPPSLTLIVYGVTINESITRLFIAGILPGIVLAGMFMAYVAIYSKVSKNYKPDPEPEMSFLAKVKNSRFLIPVLCLIAVVIGSMYLGLATATEAAAFGVIGSLTLAAGQRSLNWRTFRESLMGATRTSAMIALILAGAAFLSLAMGFTGLPRGLANLIAEMNLSRFELLMALLVFYIILGCFLDGISSVVLTMAVVEPMIRQAGIDVLWFGIFIVVVVEMAQITPPIGFNLFVLQGMTHHEMGYIARCAIPMFLIMVVMVFVLIAFPDLATWLPDNMRQGPA
- a CDS encoding TRAP transporter small permease, giving the protein MVILGKIRVGLDRLYLFSGAVAALFLIAILGLIVLQMLARWTGEVFPGAAEYVGYCMAAASFLAFAHALQRGAHIRVGMLFNVVPPLVRRLLEVWCLIVGSALAWYFVWYAGKFVYWSWKFKDVSQGQDMTLLWMPQSIMVVGAVILAISLTDFLVHMAFAGRDRIVHETVESHAE
- a CDS encoding TRAP transporter substrate-binding protein, whose protein sequence is MNKLMTVIAAAAFAVTGVAAAKAEKWDMPMAYSGSNFHSVTGAEFAKCVTTGTGGAIEIVTHPSGSLFKGNDIKRAVQTGQAPIGERLMSAHQNENAVFGFDSIPFLATSFDDAAKLWKAAKPTLTKILEDQNLVLLYAVPWPPQGFYFKKEVNSVADMKGIKFRAYNAATARIAELTGMLPVQIEAAEISQAFATGVAESMISSGATGYDRKVWESLTHFYEVDAWLPRNYVMVNGDVWKGLDDAKKNVLTGCAELAEYAGTWRAVEYTQFTLNGLKSNGMKVGPAGDTLKEELRQIGETMTKEWLDSAGAEGKAIIDAYKAMK